The nucleotide sequence ACAACTGCGGCAGCGGCTCGACTGCCCTGTACCTTGCCCGCCAGGCCGTGGAAAGCGGCACGGTGGATTGCGCCCTGGCCTTCGGCTTCGAGCAGATGCAGCCGGGTGCATTGAAGAACTTCTGGACCGACCGCCTGCCCACCATGGGCAAGGGCCTCGATGCCTCCGCCGTGGCCTTCCCGGAAGGCATCGGCATGCCGGGCGCGCTGATGTTCTTCGGCGGCGCCGGTAAAGAACACATGCAGAAGTACGGCACCAAGATGGAGACCTTCGCGGCCATCCGCGCCAAGGCCAGCCGTCACGCCGCCAACAACCCGCTGTCCGTGTTCAAGAAGGTCGTCACCACCGAAGAAGTGATGGCCGACCAGGTCGTCTGGGAAGGCGTGATGACCCGTCTGATGGCCTGCCCGCCGACCTGCGGTGGCGCTGCGGCGATCCTTGTGTCCGAGCGCTTCGCCAAGAAGCACGGCCTGCGCACCGACGTGGTGATCCTCGCCCAGGCCCTGGCTACCGACAAGCCGGACGCCTTCGATCCGCCGTCGATGATCAGCGTGGTCGGCACCGGCATGACCCGCCAGGCCTCCCAGGAAGTCTACGAGAAAGCCGGCGTCGGCCCGGAAGACATCCGAGTCTGCGAACTGCACGACTGCTTCGCCCACAACGAACTGCTGACCTACGAAGGCCTCGGCTTCTGCAAGGTTGGCGAGGGCGAGAAGTTCG is from Pseudomonas sp. LS44 and encodes:
- a CDS encoding lipid-transfer protein; the encoded protein is MSQKTYVAGVGMIPFAKPGQSGSYIEMGAEAVRLALKDAGIDYNLVQQAYAGYVYGDSTCGQSALYEVGMTGIPVINVNNNCGSGSTALYLARQAVESGTVDCALAFGFEQMQPGALKNFWTDRLPTMGKGLDASAVAFPEGIGMPGALMFFGGAGKEHMQKYGTKMETFAAIRAKASRHAANNPLSVFKKVVTTEEVMADQVVWEGVMTRLMACPPTCGGAAAILVSERFAKKHGLRTDVVILAQALATDKPDAFDPPSMISVVGTGMTRQASQEVYEKAGVGPEDIRVCELHDCFAHNELLTYEGLGFCKVGEGEKFVLDGDNTYGGQVVTNPSGGLLSKGHPLGATGLAQCYELTNQLRGTAGARQVENLQHALQHNLGLGGAGVVTLYGRG